In Rhodanobacter denitrificans, the sequence CACCGCCGATGAACGAGCTGGTCACCCCGGCACGCGGCGTCCTGGTCGGCGCCAGCGACGCCGGGCCGTTCAACCTGAGCACGCTGCATCGCTTCGACGAGGCGGCGCTGGAAGCGGCCATCGAACGCCTGCTGGCGATGCCCGGGCACGAACGCGCGGCGCTGGGTGTCCAGGCGCGGGCCTGGTTCGAGTCGAACGAAGCGAGCTTCGCCGCGCGGCTGGATGCCGCCTTGCGTCAGCTCGGCTGAGCGGCGAGCGCGCGCAGGTCCGGCGGCGGATCGGCGAACTCGCCCAGGTGCTGCTCGACGCCGCGCTCGCAACGCAGCAGCCGGTACGTCCGCGTTTCGTCCACGATGCGGTCGTTCGGATTGTCGACGACGTGCTTGCGGGTGGGATGGTACAGGTGCGTCGCCAGCGCGCTGAAGCGCAGCTCGCGCCGGAGCAGGCCCGCATGGAAGGCGCGCAGGGCCAACTCGGTATCCTCGCGGCCCCAACCGGTCATCGCCTCGTTGAAGCCGTTCAGGCGCAGCAGGTCGTCGCGCCAGAACGCCATGTTGCAGCTCTTGATGCCGCGTTGCTTGGTGCCGGGCCGGGCATACCAGCGCGCCAGCCACGGCAGGCGCAGGGTGTGCCGGCGCCGCTCGATGCCGCGGCCGAAGAAGCCCGGCAGCGCCACGCCCTCCAGCAGGCGGCGGGTCAGCGCGGCGTCGGTCAGCACGCGCGAGCCCTGCACGAAGCAGCCGCGGCGCGCGAACGCGCGATGGTCGGCGACGAAGTGCGGCTCGGCGACCATGTCGCCGTCGAGCAGGATCACGTAGTCGCCCTGCGCGGCGGCGATCGCGCGGTTGCGCGCGCGGCTCATCCGCGCGCCATCGTCCGGCTGCCACAGGTGCACCAGGCGCACCGGGTAGTCCGCGGCGATGCGCTCCAGCAGTTCGCGCGTGGCCGGCTGCGAGCCGTCGTCGGTGACGATCACCTCGTGCGGCAGCTCGCTCTGCGCGGCCAGCGCACGCAGCACCCGCGCCAGCGCGGCGGGCCAGTTGTAGGTGATCACGGCGACGCTGATGCGCACGGCGGCGGGCTCAGTCCGTCGCCGGCACGTGCCGGCGTGGCCGGATGGCCGACCACAGGATCGACGCGGCACGCTGCTGGTTGCGCAGCCACGAGCCGTGGCGCAGGCGCGCCAGCTTCGCGTAGTGCCGGGCCTCGCGCCACGAGGGGTCGGGCTTGGTGCGGAACTCGTGCTTGACGCTCTCCAGGCAGCGCTCGTCCAGGCCGATGTTCCGGGCGTAGATCTCGATCAGGCAGCGCGAGCGGAACCGGTTGAGGTAGGTCGTGGCCGCCGTCTGCCGGCCCCACCAGCCGTTGTTGCCATGGATGCGGTAATGCACCGCGCCGGTGCGCAGGTAGTACTTGTGCGCGCCCAGCACGCTGGCGCCGAACACCAGGCAGTTGTCGGCGGACAGCCGCCAGGTCTGGCCCAGCTCCGCCGGCAGCTCCAGCGTGCGGCGCGCCCACAGCGCGCGCATCGACAACGCCGAGGTCGGCGCGCCGTACCAGTGCATCAGCACGTAGGTGCTGATCGCGGTGAAGCCGAGGTCGCGCGAACACGCGGCGTAACCCATCCAGCGCTGCTGGTCGCCGAACAGCTGCATGTCGGAGAACACGAAGTCGACATCGCGGCGGCTGTCGTAGAGTTCGCCCAGGCGCGCCAGGTAGTCCGGCTCCCAGCGGTCGTCAGCGTCGAGGAAGCAGACCACGTCGGCACGGGCCTGCGCCACGCCGCGCTGGAACGCGACCAGCTGGCCGCCATTCTCGCCGCACAGCAGGGTCACCCGCGGGTCGGCGCCGTAGCGTTCGCGCAGATACGCCGGCGTGCCGTCGGTGGAGCCGTCGTCGACCACGATGACCTGCATCGGCGCGCGGCTCTGCGCCAGCGCGCTGTCGACCGCCGTGCCGACGAAGCCGCGATAGTTGTAGCTGGTGATGACGACCGCGAAGCTGGTCATGCCGCCGCACCGTCCTGCAGCAGGCGGCGGAAGTAGCCGATGGTCTCCTGCAGGCCGTCCTCCAGCGCCACCGTCGGCTGCCAGCCGAGCCGCTCGCGGGCCACGCCGATGTCGGGCTGGCGCTGGCGCGGGTCGTCCGACGGCAGCGGCCGGTACACCAGCTTCGAGCGGCCGCCGACCAGGGCGATCACCTTCTCGGCCAGCTCCAGCATGGTGTGTTCGACCGGGTTGCCGATGTTCACCGGACCGGTGAAGCCGCGCTCGGATTCCATCATGCGCACGATCGCCTCGATCAGGTCGTCGACGTAGCAGAAGCTGCGCGTCTGGCTGCCGTCGCCGTAGATGGTGATGTCCTCGCCGCGCAGTGCCTGCATGATGAAGTTGCTGACCACCCGGCCGTCGTTCGGGTGCATGCGCGGGCCGTAGGTGTTGAAGATGCGCACCACCTTGATGTCGAGGTCGTGCTGGCGGTAGTAGTCGAAGAACAGCGTCTCGGCGCAGCGCTTGCCCTCGTCGTAGCAGCTGCGGATGCCGATCGGGTTGACCCGGCCCCAGTAACCCTCGACCTGCGGGTGCACTTCCGGGTCGCCGTACACCTCGCTGGTGGAGGCCTGCAGGATACGCGCCTTCACCCGCTTGGCCAGGCCCAGCATGTTGATCGCGCCGTGCACGCTGGTCTTGGTGGTCTGCACCGGGTCGTGTTGGTAGTGCACCGGCGAGGCCGGGCAGGCCAGGTTGAAGATGCGCTCCACCTCCACGTACAGCGGGAACGTCACGTCGTGGCGCATCAGCTCGAAGTATGGGTGGGCGAGCAGGTGCGCGACATTGCGCTTGCTGCCGGTGAAGAAGTTGTCCACGCACAGCACGTCGTGGCCGTCGTGGAGCAGGCGATCGCACAGGTGCGAGCCGAGGAAGCCGGCGCCGCCGGTGACTAGGATCCGTTTCATGCGTTGCCGTGGGGTACCGTTGCGGTAAAGGGAGAGGTGACGCCGGATCCGCTGCTGCCTGACAAATATTGTCATGGATTTCCGTGCAGGGGTGCGACCGGCTTCGCCCGACACGCAACCCGTTCAGTCCGTCGGCCCGCGGGCGCATGCCGGGCTTCGGCTAGAATCCGCCCATGCCCACGTTCCCGCTGACCCTTGCCGTGATCACCCGCAACGAGGCCGGCAGCATCGCGCGCTGCCTGGACAGCGTGCCGTTCGCGGCCGAGAAGCTGGTGGTCGACTCCGGCAGCGAGGACGACACGGTGGCGATCGCGCAGGCGCATGGCGCGCGCGTGGTGCACCAGGACTGGCTGGGCTTCGGCGCGCAACGCAACTTCGCCACCACGCAGTGCGCGCACGACTGGATCCTGGTGCTGGACGCCGACGAATACCTCAGCCCGGCACTCGCCGCCGAGCTGCAGCAGCGCCTGCCGGCACTGATGGCCGGCGATGCGCCAGCGGCGTACCTGCGCCGGCGCACGATCTACATGGGGCGACCGATGCGCTGGTACCGCCCGTCGGTGGGCGAGAAGCTGGCGCGGCTGTACCACCGCGGCCGCGCGCGCTGGAGCGACGCGCGGGTGCACGAATCGCTGCGTTTCGACGGCGCCGCGCCGACCCTGCGCGCCCCGTTCGACCACGCCAACAACCCGACCCTGCCGCACAAGCAGCTGAAGGTGCTGCGCTACGCCGAGCTGAAATGCCGCGACTGGCTGGACAAGGGCAAGCCGGTGCGGATGTGGCAGGCACCGTTCGTCTACCTGCTGGCCTTCGTCAAGGACTACCTGTTCCGGCTGGCCTTCCTGGACGGCTGGCGCGGCTTCCTGATCGCGCAGACCGCGGCCAGCTACGCGCTGTACAAGCGCATGCGGTACTACGAGATGGTCAGCCACCCGGAGTCGGTGGCAAGCGCCGCCGACCTGCTCCACCAACACGATATCGACCGCTGATGACCGACCCGAAGCCCGCTCCCAAGCACTACCTGCTGTACGGCTCCGAGCGCTACGCGCTGGCGATCCTGCGCCCGTTGCAGGAAGCCATACGCGCCCGCGGCGCCGAGGCCGCCTGGTTCTTCGACGGCCCCGGCGCGGAGGACATGGTCGCCGGCGAACGCCTGCTGACGGTCGAGGAAGTGCGCGCGTGGAAGCCGCTCGCGGTGATCACCTCGTCCAACGCGGTGCCGCACTTCTTCCCCGGGGTGAAGGTGGAGACCTTCCACGGCTTCGACGCCGGCAAGCCGCGGCACATCTACGTGCGCGGCTTCTTCGACCTGTACTGCACCACCGGCCCGCGCGACACCGCGCAGTTCCAGGCGATCGCCGACAGGGTCGGCCACTTCAGCGTGACCGAGACCGGTTTCCCCAAGCTCGACCCGTTCATGCAGGAGATCAGCGGCCCGCTGCCGCCGGTGCGCCAGCCGCCGGTGATCCTGTACCACTCCACCTTCTCGCCGTCGTGGAGCGCGGCCGAAACGCTGTACGAGGAAGTGAAGCGGCTGTCGCGCGACAGCCGCTGGCGCTGGATCGTCACCTTCCATCCGAAGATGAACCCGGAGACCACCGCGAAGTTCAAGGCGCTGCAGAACGAGTACCTCAGCTTCGCCGAGAACGACAACATTCTGGAGCTGTTCCCGCAGGTCGACCTGATGTGCTCGGACACCTCCTCGGCGCTCAACGAGTTCCTGCTCACCGGCAAGCCGGTGGTGACATTCAAGAACCGCCGGCCCGGCCCGCAGCTGATCGACATCGACGATCCGGCGCAGTTCGAGAGCGCGATCGGGCGCGCGCTGGCGCGGCCGCCGGAACTGCTGCAGGCGATCCGCGAGTACGCCGACGCGATCCACCCCTACCGCGACGGCCGCTCCAGCGAACGCGTGCTGGAGGCGATCGACGCCTTCGTCGCCCGCGGCGCGAAGAATCGCCGGCGCAAGCCGTTGAACCTGTGGCGCAAACTGAAGATCCGCCGGCGCATCGGCTACTGGGGCCCGGCCTGATCGTGCGGCCGGTCGCCTTGCGCACGCATCGCGCAGGCTAGAATCCCCACTGGCCTCCGAAGAGTCTGCCCGTGCCATCCAGCTCCTACCGTCGTTTCGAACACCTGCGCGCCACCTGGCCCTGGCTGCCGTTGTGGACTGTCGTGGCCTTGCTGGCGATCTTCTCGCACGGGCCGATGCCGCTGTATTCCACCCGCACCCTGGCGGTGGCCTGGGAGATGTGGAACCAGGGTCACTGGCTGGTGCCGCACATCAACGGCCAGCCATACAGCGAGAAGGCGCCGCTGCTGTTCTGGCTGATCCACGCCGGCTGGTTCGCGTTCGGCGTCAGCGACGCGTGGCCGCGCGTGCTCGAGGTGCTGGTAGGCGGCGCGCAGCTGGTGCTGGCCTCGCTGCTGGCGAGGCGCCTGTTCCCGGACCGGCCGTGGATGGCCAAGGCGACGCCGTGGATGCTGCTGGCGTTCGGCTACGCGTTCCTGTTCGGCCTGCAGATCATGTACGACGTGCTGCTGGCCACGTGGGCGCTGGCCGCGCTGCTGTGCCTGACGCCGAGGATGCAGCGGGCCGAGCCGCGCTGGCTGCTGTTCGGCGTGTGCGTGGGCCTGGGGCTGCTGACCAAGGGGCCGGTGATGCTGCTGCACGTGGCCTTCCCCTGGCTGCTCGGCCCGTTGTGGAACGACTGGGCCGACCGCCACCGCGCGCGCTGGTACGGCCGCGGCGCGCTGGCGCTGCTGCTCGGCGGCGCGATGCTGCTGGCGTGGGCGCTGCCGGCTGGGCTCTCCGGCGGCGAGGCGTACCGGCAACGCCTGTTCTTCACCCAGACCGCCGGCCGCGTGGTCGACAAGCTGGCCGCCGGCAAGGACCTGCAGAACCACGCCGAGCCGTTCTGGTTCTACCTGCTGTGGCTGCCGCTGATGCTGTTCCCGTTCAGCGGCTGGCCGCGCATCTGGGTGGCCGTGGCCGGCTTGCGCCGGCCGCTGGAACCCGGCCTGCGTTTCGCGCTGTGCTGGCTGCTGCCCACCTTCGTGGTGTTCTCGCTGATCAGCGGCAAGCAGCTGTACTACCCGCTGCCGGAACTCGCCGGCGCCGCACTGCTGATGGCCGGCGCGATCGCCGTGCTGCGCGAACGCCGGCCGCACCTGGCCGACAACGGCTGGCTCGGCACCTGGCCGCTGGGCGTGGGCGGCATCGCGTTCGCCGTGGCGCTGTTCATGCTGCCGCTGCTGGTGGCGAGCAACCGCCTGCACGGCGAGTGGGTCGATTCGGCGGCGCCGTACAGCCGCTACTTCAGCGTGGTGTTCCTGTTGCTCGGCGGCCTGCTGCTGCTGCGCGGCCGCGGCGAGCTGCGCCGGCTGGCGGTGGCCGGGCTGATCGGTGTACTCGCGCTCAACGCGCTGTTCACGCTGACCTTGTGGTCGCGTTACGACCTGCGCCCGATCGCCCACCTGCTCGGCGCCGCCGAGCAGGCCGGCCACCCGCTCGCCTACACCGGCAACTACGAAGGCCAGTTCCATTTCGAGGGGCGGCTGACCCGGCCGATCAGCGAACTGTTCGGTGACCAGGCCATCCAGGATTTCGCCCGCGCCCACCCGGACGGCGTGATCGTGCTGCACGTGCACCGGCCGGACGCGAACGACCTGCGCTACGCCCTGCTGGCGCAGCCGTTCCGCTCCTCCTGGCTGGTGGCCTGGCCCGCCGTCTCGCTGGCCGACCTGCGCAGCGGCCACACCCCGCCCGAACCCGCGCAGCCGACCCGGGTCTACCCGGCCGACGACTGGCGCTACCGCACCCAGCCATGAGCGCGAAGCTGATCGCCAGCCTGCGCCAACAGTGCGGCGGCCCACGCGACGGCGCGCTGCTGCGTTTCTCGCTGGGCAGCGCGCTGCTGGCCGAAGGCGATGCCGGCGCAGCGGTCGACGAACTGCGTCGTGCCGTCGGCTTCGACCCGGCCTATTCGGCGGCGTGGAAACTGCTCGGCAAGGCCTGCCTTGCCCACGGCGACGCAGCGGCCGCCGCCGCGGCCTGGCGCAGCGGCATCGCCGCCGCCGCGCAGCGCGGCGACAAGCAGGCCGAGAAGGAAATGGGCGTGTTCCTGCGCCGGCTGGAGAAGCCGTAGACGGGCACCGCGGCAGGCGCGCCCTGCGCGGTTGCAGGTTCGCGCCGCCGACTACCGCTGCTTCGGCGCAAAAGCCTGCTGCAGCAGCGCCTGGTCGAAACCGACGCTGGCCTCGCCCGCTTCCGCGTAACGGTACAGCGCGGCCGAGTAGATGCCCTGCAGCGACGCCTGGACCAGCCCGAGCAGGGTCAGCCCCAGCACCACCACGGCCACCGCCAGCACGATCGCCACGGCCGACTGTGACACCACCGCCGCGCCGAGCAGCACCGCACCAAGCAGCACCGCCAGCAGCATCAGCAGGCCGAACACCACGCCGATGCCGCCGTTGCCGATCAGGTTCTCGCCCCAGCTGCGCTTGAGCAATTCCACGCTGCGCTTCACCGCATCGACCGGACCCGTGCCCTCGCTGGCCAGCACCGGCACCACCAGGAAAGTGGCCACGGTCCAGGCCAGGCCGATGAAGCCGACCACCAGCCGGCCGATCAGGCCCAGCCGCTCCTGGATCATCCGCAGCAGCAGGCCGACGGTGGCGGCGATCAGCGCGTAGCCGAGGATCTGCGGCAGCCGTGTGCGCGCCAGCGCGAAGCCGGCGCTCACGCTGGCCGGCTCGCCGCGCAGGTGCATCAGCGCCACGCCGGTCAGCGCGGTCTGGAAAAAGATGATCACGAAGTACTGCACCAGGTAGAAGCCGAACATCAGCAGATACGCGCCTGCCGACATGCCCTGCTCGAACGGCTGCCCGGCGTGTTCGTTGCCGATCACCAGCAGCCCGACCGGGATCAGGAAACTGGCCGCCACCAGCAGCGTGCACAACCCCGACAGCAACGGAAACACCAGCAACGACTTGTCCGAACGCAATACCGCCGCGCTCGCCTTCAGCAACGCCCAACTGCGTGCAAATTTACCGGCCATGCGTGTCTCCCCTTCATCCGTGGATCGTGAGCGGCCTTTCTAGCACCCGCCGCACGTGCGCGACAGTGCGCCGCTCAATCCGCCAGTGGCTCGACCTGCAGCGGCTCGCTGGCGGCCGGGAACGCCGCCCACAGCTCGGCCATGCTCCGCCCGCTGACCGGGTGCCGCAACGCCGGCGCGATGTCCGCGATCGGCCGCAGCACGAACGCATACCGCAATTCCTTGCGCGGAATCTGCAGGTGGCCCGGGCCATCGAGCACCAGCGCGTCGTAGAACACGATGTCGACGTCCAGCGTGCGGTCCGCATAGCGCGGCACGTCGCGGCGGCGGCCGTGGCGGTCTTCCAGCGCGTGCAGCCAGTCGTTCAACGCTTCCGGTGGAAGATCGGTATCCAGCCCCACCGCCAGGTTGATGAAATCCGCCCCATCGAAACCCACCGACTTGCTGCGATACGCCGGCGACACCGTGAGCTCGCCGAAACGCTCGCGCAACTCCCTGACGGCCGCAGGCAGGTACTGCTGCGGGTCGAGGTTGGAACCCAGGCTCAGGTAGACCCGTGCCATCAAAGCGTTCGCGTGCCGCGCTCGATGCACACGCCGACCGCCTTCGCGCCGCGCACCGCGCCGGGCTTGGACAGTTTCAGGCGCACCCAGGCCACGCCGAACTCCTCGCGGACGATCGCCGCGCAGCGCTCGGCCAGCGTCTCGACCAGGCCGAAGCCGGACGCCTCCACATAGCCGATCAGGCGCTTGGACACATCCTTGTAGTTCAGCGTGTGCGCGATGTCGTCGCTGGCCGCCGGCACGGTGTTGTCGAACGCCATCTCGATGTCGAACGACAGCGTCTGGCGCACCCGGCGCTCCCAGTCGTAGATGCCGATGACGGCGTCGATGCGCAAGTCTTCGATGAAAACGGTATCCATGGCGGCGATCAGCGAGAGGCGGTAGCCGTACAGGGTCCGCGAGCCGGCCGCCGGATGCAAGCCCGTGCCGCGATGGCCGCCATGCGATCATGTGCGGATGACCGCCTTCAACACGCTCCCGCTCAAACCCGCCCTGCTCGCCAGCGTGGAAACCCTCGGCTACACCGAGATGACCCCGGTGCAGGCGCAGAGCCTGCCGCCGATGCTGGCCGGGCGCGACGTGATCGCGCAGGCGCAGACCGGCAGCGGCAAGACCGCGGCGTTCGGGCTGAGCCTGCTGCAGTCGATCGACGTGGACACGATCCGCCTGCAGGCGCTGGTGCTGTGCCCGACGCGCGAGCTGGCCGACCAGGTCAGCAAGGCGCTCCGCAAGCTGGCCGCGAACATCCCGAACGTGAAGCTGCTGACCCTGTGCGGCGGCATGCCGCTGGGGCCGCAGCTGGCTTCGCTGTCGCACGACCCGCACATCGTGGTCGGCACGCCCGGCCGCGTGCAGGAACACCTCAAGCGCGGCAGCCTGCACGGCGGCGGCATCAAGGTACTGGTGCTGGACGAGGCCGACCGCATGCTCGACATGGGTTTCAGCGAGGCGATCGACGACATCGTCGGGCGCATCGCCAAACATCACCAGACGCTGCTGTTCTCGGCCACCTATCCGGAGGAGATTCGCGCGGTGAGTCAACGCGTGCAGACCGACCCGGTGGTGGTCACGGTGGACACGCCGGCCGAGCAGAAGCCGGCGATCGAGCAGCAGTTCATCGAGGTCGAGCCCGCACAGAAGCTCGACGCCTTGGCGCAACTGCTTGCCGGCGAGCGCGGACAACACGCGCTGGTGTTCTGCAACATGCGCCGCGACGTCGACGCGGTGGCGCAGGAACTGGACCGCCGCGGCTACTCCGCGCTGGCCCTGCACGGCGACATGGAGCAGCGCGACCGCGACGAGGTGCTGGTGCGCTTCGCCAACAAGAGCTGCAACGTGCTGGTCGCCACCGATGTGGCCGCGCGCGGACTGGACATCGCCGCGCTGCCGCTGGTGCTCTGCTACGACGTGGCGCACGACCCGGACACCCACACCCACCGCATCGGCCGCACCGGCCGCGCCGGCGAAACAGGGCTGGCGATCACGCTGTGCACGCCGCGCGAACGGCCGAAGGCGGCGAACATCGAGGAGGCCGGCGGCGTGCCGCTGTCGTGGCGCACGCTGAAAGTGGCGCCGCCGCGCGGCAAGACCCTGCAGCTGGCGCCGATGAAGACACTGGTGATCGACGCCGGCCGCCAGGACAAGCTGCGCCCCGGCGACATCCTCGGCGCGCTCACCGGCGACGCCGGCCTGGACGCGAAGGACATCGGCAAGATCGACGTGTTCGCCACCCGCGCCTACGTGGCGATCGGCCGCGCGCTGGCGGCCAAATCGCTGGAGCGGCTGCGCGCGGGGCGGATCAAGGGCCGCAACTTCCGCGTGCGTCCGCTAGGCTAGGTGCCCCACCCTCCGGAAGCCGACCCGATGCCGCGCTGGTCCATCCGCCTCCTCTCCCTTGCCCTGCTCGCCTGCACCGCCGCCGCGCACGCCGCCGACATCCCGGTCTACGGCTACCGGGTCGTGCATGCTTACCCGCACGACACCGGCGCCTATACCGAGGGACTGTTCTACAAGGATGGTTTCCTCTACGAGAGCACCGGCCAGGTCGGCCAATCGACCGTGCGCAGGGTGGCCCTGGAAACCGGCGAGGTGGTGCAGCGCCAGCGCCTGCCGAAGCAGTATTTCGGCGAGGGTATCGTCGACTGGAAGGACCGCCTGGTGCAGCTCACCTGGCAGAGCGGCACCGGTTTCGTCTACGAACTGGCCAGCTTTACGCCGCAGCGCCGCTTCCGCTACGCGGGCGAGGGCTGGGCGCTGACCCGCGACGACAAGCACCTGTACATGAGCGACGGCACGCCGGTGCTGCGCGTGCTGGATCCGGAAACGCTCGAGGTGATCCGCCGCATCACGGTCACCGCCGACGGCGCACCGGTCACCCACCTCAACGAACTGGAGTGGGTCGACGGCGAGATCTACGCCAACGTGTGGCTGACCGAGCGCATCGCGCGGATCGACCCGGCCAGCGGCCACGTGACGGGCTGGATCGACCTCACCGGTCTGTTCGACAGCAGGCAGCTGCCGAACCCCGAGGACGACGTGCTCAACGGCATCGCCTGGGACGCGGCGCGCCAGCGCCTGTTCGTCACCGGCAAGTGCTGGCCGCAGCTGTTCGAGATCGCGCTGGTGAAGCGGCCCGCACGCTGAAGCCGCGTCGCAGTCGGCAGCGTCAGCCCGCGCCCAGCAGCCGGCGCGCCGCCGCGCGGCCGGCGAGCAGGCCGCTGGCGAAGCAGGCGGTGAGCAGGTAGCCGCCGGTCGGCGCCTCCCAGTCCAGCATCTCGCCGGCGCAGAACACGCCGGGGCGGGCACGCAGCATCAGGTTTTCGTCCAGCGCCTCCAGCCGCACGCCGCCGGCGGTGCTGATCGCCTCGGCCACCGGTCGCGGCGCGCGTAGGCGCAACGGCAAGGCCTTGAGCCGCTTCGCCAGCGTCGCCGGATCGGCCAGGATGGCTTTGTCGGCGAGTTCGAACAGCAGCGCGCACTTGGCCTTGTCCAGCCCGGCGCGCCGGCGCAGCCAGTCGCCGAGGCTGTGCCTGCCGCGCGGCGCAGCCAGGCGCTCGGCGAGTACCGCTTCGGGGTAGCCGGGCACCAGGTCCAGCTTCAGCAGCGCTTCGCCGCGTTCGGCAATCTGCTCGCGCAACTCGGCGCCGATCGCGTAGATCAGACTGCCTTCGATGCCGTACTCGCTGAGCACGAACTCGCCCTGGCGCGAACGGGCCACGCCGCAACGGTCGACCCAGTGCGCCACCACCGGCTTGAGCGGGGCACCG encodes:
- a CDS encoding glycosyltransferase family 2 protein, whose translation is MRISVAVITYNWPAALARVLRALAAQSELPHEVIVTDDGSQPATRELLERIAADYPVRLVHLWQPDDGARMSRARNRAIAAAQGDYVILLDGDMVAEPHFVADHRAFARRGCFVQGSRVLTDAALTRRLLEGVALPGFFGRGIERRRHTLRLPWLARWYARPGTKQRGIKSCNMAFWRDDLLRLNGFNEAMTGWGREDTELALRAFHAGLLRRELRFSALATHLYHPTRKHVVDNPNDRIVDETRTYRLLRCERGVEQHLGEFADPPPDLRALAAQPS
- a CDS encoding glycosyltransferase family 2 protein; this translates as MTSFAVVITSYNYRGFVGTAVDSALAQSRAPMQVIVVDDGSTDGTPAYLRERYGADPRVTLLCGENGGQLVAFQRGVAQARADVVCFLDADDRWEPDYLARLGELYDSRRDVDFVFSDMQLFGDQQRWMGYAACSRDLGFTAISTYVLMHWYGAPTSALSMRALWARRTLELPAELGQTWRLSADNCLVFGASVLGAHKYYLRTGAVHYRIHGNNGWWGRQTAATTYLNRFRSRCLIEIYARNIGLDERCLESVKHEFRTKPDPSWREARHYAKLARLRHGSWLRNQQRAASILWSAIRPRRHVPATD
- a CDS encoding UDP-glucuronic acid decarboxylase family protein encodes the protein MKRILVTGGAGFLGSHLCDRLLHDGHDVLCVDNFFTGSKRNVAHLLAHPYFELMRHDVTFPLYVEVERIFNLACPASPVHYQHDPVQTTKTSVHGAINMLGLAKRVKARILQASTSEVYGDPEVHPQVEGYWGRVNPIGIRSCYDEGKRCAETLFFDYYRQHDLDIKVVRIFNTYGPRMHPNDGRVVSNFIMQALRGEDITIYGDGSQTRSFCYVDDLIEAIVRMMESERGFTGPVNIGNPVEHTMLELAEKVIALVGGRSKLVYRPLPSDDPRQRQPDIGVARERLGWQPTVALEDGLQETIGYFRRLLQDGAAA
- a CDS encoding glycosyltransferase family 2 protein, with amino-acid sequence MPTFPLTLAVITRNEAGSIARCLDSVPFAAEKLVVDSGSEDDTVAIAQAHGARVVHQDWLGFGAQRNFATTQCAHDWILVLDADEYLSPALAAELQQRLPALMAGDAPAAYLRRRTIYMGRPMRWYRPSVGEKLARLYHRGRARWSDARVHESLRFDGAAPTLRAPFDHANNPTLPHKQLKVLRYAELKCRDWLDKGKPVRMWQAPFVYLLAFVKDYLFRLAFLDGWRGFLIAQTAASYALYKRMRYYEMVSHPESVASAADLLHQHDIDR
- a CDS encoding CDP-glycerol glycerophosphotransferase family protein, encoding MTDPKPAPKHYLLYGSERYALAILRPLQEAIRARGAEAAWFFDGPGAEDMVAGERLLTVEEVRAWKPLAVITSSNAVPHFFPGVKVETFHGFDAGKPRHIYVRGFFDLYCTTGPRDTAQFQAIADRVGHFSVTETGFPKLDPFMQEISGPLPPVRQPPVILYHSTFSPSWSAAETLYEEVKRLSRDSRWRWIVTFHPKMNPETTAKFKALQNEYLSFAENDNILELFPQVDLMCSDTSSALNEFLLTGKPVVTFKNRRPGPQLIDIDDPAQFESAIGRALARPPELLQAIREYADAIHPYRDGRSSERVLEAIDAFVARGAKNRRRKPLNLWRKLKIRRRIGYWGPA
- a CDS encoding ArnT family glycosyltransferase codes for the protein MPSSSYRRFEHLRATWPWLPLWTVVALLAIFSHGPMPLYSTRTLAVAWEMWNQGHWLVPHINGQPYSEKAPLLFWLIHAGWFAFGVSDAWPRVLEVLVGGAQLVLASLLARRLFPDRPWMAKATPWMLLAFGYAFLFGLQIMYDVLLATWALAALLCLTPRMQRAEPRWLLFGVCVGLGLLTKGPVMLLHVAFPWLLGPLWNDWADRHRARWYGRGALALLLGGAMLLAWALPAGLSGGEAYRQRLFFTQTAGRVVDKLAAGKDLQNHAEPFWFYLLWLPLMLFPFSGWPRIWVAVAGLRRPLEPGLRFALCWLLPTFVVFSLISGKQLYYPLPELAGAALLMAGAIAVLRERRPHLADNGWLGTWPLGVGGIAFAVALFMLPLLVASNRLHGEWVDSAAPYSRYFSVVFLLLGGLLLLRGRGELRRLAVAGLIGVLALNALFTLTLWSRYDLRPIAHLLGAAEQAGHPLAYTGNYEGQFHFEGRLTRPISELFGDQAIQDFARAHPDGVIVLHVHRPDANDLRYALLAQPFRSSWLVAWPAVSLADLRSGHTPPEPAQPTRVYPADDWRYRTQP
- a CDS encoding tetratricopeptide repeat protein codes for the protein MSAKLIASLRQQCGGPRDGALLRFSLGSALLAEGDAGAAVDELRRAVGFDPAYSAAWKLLGKACLAHGDAAAAAAAWRSGIAAAAQRGDKQAEKEMGVFLRRLEKP
- a CDS encoding DUF6159 family protein, with product MAGKFARSWALLKASAAVLRSDKSLLVFPLLSGLCTLLVAASFLIPVGLLVIGNEHAGQPFEQGMSAGAYLLMFGFYLVQYFVIIFFQTALTGVALMHLRGEPASVSAGFALARTRLPQILGYALIAATVGLLLRMIQERLGLIGRLVVGFIGLAWTVATFLVVPVLASEGTGPVDAVKRSVELLKRSWGENLIGNGGIGVVFGLLMLLAVLLGAVLLGAAVVSQSAVAIVLAVAVVVLGLTLLGLVQASLQGIYSAALYRYAEAGEASVGFDQALLQQAFAPKQR
- the folK gene encoding 2-amino-4-hydroxy-6-hydroxymethyldihydropteridine diphosphokinase gives rise to the protein MARVYLSLGSNLDPQQYLPAAVRELRERFGELTVSPAYRSKSVGFDGADFINLAVGLDTDLPPEALNDWLHALEDRHGRRRDVPRYADRTLDVDIVFYDALVLDGPGHLQIPRKELRYAFVLRPIADIAPALRHPVSGRSMAELWAAFPAASEPLQVEPLAD
- the folB gene encoding dihydroneopterin aldolase, whose translation is MDTVFIEDLRIDAVIGIYDWERRVRQTLSFDIEMAFDNTVPAASDDIAHTLNYKDVSKRLIGYVEASGFGLVETLAERCAAIVREEFGVAWVRLKLSKPGAVRGAKAVGVCIERGTRTL
- the dbpA gene encoding ATP-dependent RNA helicase DbpA, coding for MTAFNTLPLKPALLASVETLGYTEMTPVQAQSLPPMLAGRDVIAQAQTGSGKTAAFGLSLLQSIDVDTIRLQALVLCPTRELADQVSKALRKLAANIPNVKLLTLCGGMPLGPQLASLSHDPHIVVGTPGRVQEHLKRGSLHGGGIKVLVLDEADRMLDMGFSEAIDDIVGRIAKHHQTLLFSATYPEEIRAVSQRVQTDPVVVTVDTPAEQKPAIEQQFIEVEPAQKLDALAQLLAGERGQHALVFCNMRRDVDAVAQELDRRGYSALALHGDMEQRDRDEVLVRFANKSCNVLVATDVAARGLDIAALPLVLCYDVAHDPDTHTHRIGRTGRAGETGLAITLCTPRERPKAANIEEAGGVPLSWRTLKVAPPRGKTLQLAPMKTLVIDAGRQDKLRPGDILGALTGDAGLDAKDIGKIDVFATRAYVAIGRALAAKSLERLRAGRIKGRNFRVRPLG